TTGCCCATAATATTGTTCATTTAGTGAAAACAAATTCGGATATCGAAATCAAAACCTTGATTGCAGACATGCATCAACGGTTTCATTACATTGTTTCATACAAAAAAGCATGGACAGTAAACAAAAAGATCTTGAAATGGCATTTGGAAGTTGGGAACAATCATATAGTTACCTGCCTATATGGTTCACAGCTGCTCAACACTTTGTACTAGGTACCATAGTAAAATACACAACTTCATCTTCAATGGAGGAAGGTAACGATAACCCTCTTAGGGTGATTCTTAACCGTGTATTTTAGGCGTTTAATCCATGCATTGAAGGCTTCAAATATTGCAAGCCACTTGTGCAAGTAGATGGGACATTTTTAACTGGCAAATACAATGATACTTTGTTGACTGCCATCGGACAAGATGGTAGTAGGGACAATTTTCCACTTGCTTTTGCAATTGTTGAGAGCGAGACTAAAGAAGCTTGGATATGGTTCTTGCATTATTTGTGAAGATATGTTACTCCGCAACCAAATTTGTGTATTATATCAGACAGGGGAACTGGTTTGCTAGCAACTTTACAATCCAAACACGTTGGTTGGAATGGACCAGATGTTTCGTCTGTGTATTGCATTCGTCACATTGCatcaaatttcaacaaatagtttaaaaatgttaacttaaaaaaacaagtcatCAATATGGGTATGTTTCTTCCTATTTCATGCATCATATTCTTGCTTTATTACATGTTCACTAAATTTTTTACTCATTATTCTATCTTTTCGCACAGGGTATGAGATGAGGAAATCATGATTTGAGGCTAAGTTGCTCGCTAGGCGAGCAGAGTTTCCACAAGCAGCAGATTGGTTGGATCAAATTCGTAAGAGTAAATTGACTCAGGCCTACGATGAAGGAAAACGGTATGGCCATATGACTACCAACcttgttgaatgtatgaattcTGTTTTGAAAGGAGCCCGAACATTACCTATTACTGCCTTAGTCaatgaaacatttaataaaataaatgattcatTTGTCACTAACGacatcaaaatcatgaatatgataaaggcAGGGCATAGGTACTCCGAAGACGTATATGTCATGATGCAAGAAAATCAACACATTGCTACCTCACATTATGTTCGCATGTATGTTCGAGAAACAAAGGAGTTTGAGGTTCAAGAAATTGCAAATACGCGACTTGGTCGACGAGGAATGGCATGCACTGTCAAATTGAATGAATGGTTGTGTGATTATGGACAATTTCAAGCACTTCGACTACCTTGCTCACATGCAATTGCAGCGTGTGCTTTttgcaatttaaattatgatgactTTGTTGACCCTGTATACaagttggaaaatattttcaaagtttatcaACATCATTTTCATTCCCTTGGAAGTGAAGACACGTGGCCTCAATATTTAGGTCCGCATTTTATGTCTGATCCTTCGAAACGACGACAGATATCAGGCAGGCCAGCCACTACTCGGATACATAATGAGATGGATGAATCAATTCCAAATAGGCTTAAGAAATGCTCATTATGTAAAACTGAAGGACATAATCAGAGTAACTGTCCATACAAACAAGTACATAACTAAAATAActtgtaatttttatgtttttctttcatttgtattgtgcgttttatattaatgtattaattatgttgtttttaatttttattgataaattatttaaactttaaataaaaaacatttaaagtaaactataataaaaatatatataacatgttttaaataattaaacattaaaataaaataataacatatcaaataaaatcacaaaaaatatactaatgaaatcaacttaatattatttattatatatttaaatatatattttttaacttttttattttaaaaaaataaaattgttaacattataaaattaaaaaacaaatttatgaaaaaaaaggttaacaaattaaaaacaaactacaaatagtaaaataacgtttttaaaaaaaaaaggaggttaCGATCTCAAAATCGTATACctcatgaaatttttaaaaaataagtaagacagttttacaactttaaagtaataaaacaaaatacgagtttttttttaatacgactttaaagtcgtaaaaaaattatatttacattgaagttgtaaatatttttacgatttcagttaaaaaaataagaaaactaaaaagtcGTAATAGGTGCTAACAACTGTTACAACTTAACCcgttttagataattttttaaaatataccccAAATGAAAAATTGCGGATTATTTTATCCCCAATTGGTAAAAAAGCACCTGAATACTAGAAACAAGGGTGGTCAAAGATTCAAAGtaatgaatttataaaaaaaaaaagaaaatatttatataattacacaaaatcttaaaaaatgttgttattatttactctaatttataatttgaatttaggATCGAGTATATTTAAGGAAAGTTCTCTACGCGGTTTACGTAATCTCTTACATCATTTATTTTTCCACGTTTGTTTACTCTGAGGAATCTTCTTGATAGGGGAaagttttttcatattttttctagATCCTTCTCATGTGCAATGTCTCCGCATTCATACGCAGCAATCAAAATGGAATTAATACACGGTAGCACTTTCCCATTTTTTTGTTATCGTCCCCACTATTGACTATACCCATGATATGTATATAGGTATATCTTTTCTAATTGATTACGTATCTGCTGAATACTAGCTAGTCCTGATTCCTAGCTCTATAAAAGGAGAATACCATAGGAATTCATCACAGACAAACAAACAATTTACCAGCTATACTTGTTCCTTTTGAAGGTTAGAAGTGCTACAATACAAACAATGGCAGCTACTCAGGAAGATGTGAAGCTTTTGGGTATTGTGGGAAGCCCATTTGTGTGCAGGGTCCAGATTGCCCTTAAGTTGAAGGGAGTTGAATACaaatttttggaagaaaatttgggCAACAAGAGTGATTTGCTTCTCAAATACAACCCTGTTCACAAGAAGGTTCCAGTGTTTGTTCACAATGAGAAGCCCATAGCAGAGTCTCTTGTGATTGTTGAATACATTGATGAGACATGGAAGAACAACCCCATCTTACCTTCTGATCCTTACCAAAGAGCCTTGGCTCGTTTCTGGTCCAAATTCATTGATGATAAGGTAACTCAACATTTCAAAAATCTTCTTAGTTTTCATGATTTGTGCTGATTTGTCAGCAAAACATCACGATGAAATCTATATATGTGAAATCTTTCTGGTGTGGAATATATATGTGAAATCTTTGAATATGTTAGAGAACTCAAAAGTCAACAGCcaaccatgattttttttaatgtatcaaCTTTTTGTAAAACGATATTAGTGATTTGAAACTTTATGGAATCATATACTATGACTTTgggagaaattttattttattttactatttttatttgggGTGGGGGGATTCTGTCAAGTATTTGTTTCTATATAACTCGATCTAAATTCTGTTTGTCCTAATCACTTTAAgaaataattactaataaataatGTGATTTGCGAAATCAGATTGTGGGTGCAGTATGGAAATCTGTTTTCACGGTTGATGAGAAAGAGCGTGAGAAGAATGTTGAAGAAACATATGAGGCTCTTCAGTTTCTTGAGAATGAACTGAAGGACAAGAAGTTTTTTGGAGGAGAGGAATTTGGGTTGGTAGATATTGCTGCTGTCTTCATAGCATTTTGGATCCCAATTTTTCAGGAAATAGCAGGGTTGCAGTTATTCACCAGTGAGAAATTTCCTATACTCTACAAATGGAGCGAAGAATCCCTTAACCACCCTTTAGTGCAAGAAGTCCTTCCTCCTAGAGACCCACTTTTTACCTTCTTCAAAGCCCGCTATGAAAGTCTTTCTGCTTCAAAATAGACTTATTTAAGGATATTTGTTGAACAACTTGTGTCTTGTTGAGTTACTGCTGTTTGAATTTCATGTCAAATG
This region of Glycine max cultivar Williams 82 chromosome 7, Glycine_max_v4.0, whole genome shotgun sequence genomic DNA includes:
- the GSTU24 gene encoding probable glutathione S-transferase is translated as MAATQEDVKLLGIVGSPFVCRVQIALKLKGVEYKFLEENLGNKSDLLLKYNPVHKKVPVFVHNEKPIAESLVIVEYIDETWKNNPILPSDPYQRALARFWSKFIDDKIVGAVWKSVFTVDEKEREKNVEETYEALQFLENELKDKKFFGGEEFGLVDIAAVFIAFWIPIFQEIAGLQLFTSEKFPILYKWSEESLNHPLVQEVLPPRDPLFTFFKARYESLSASK